In Spodoptera frugiperda isolate SF20-4 chromosome 12, AGI-APGP_CSIRO_Sfru_2.0, whole genome shotgun sequence, a single window of DNA contains:
- the LOC118262628 gene encoding thialysine N-epsilon-acetyltransferase, whose amino-acid sequence MSAQSESGGGGGGGDAEPVVVRPATRQDMPRVLDMIQELAEFEGEPRGPQLSVADLIEDGFEANPPWFFGLIAECGGEVVGHALCNRAYSSWTRRAFYVEDLYVLPGARRRGVGICLLRELCRMAVQEGVHRVDWHVLQSNSQALAFYSRLGARDLRVTEGRAALRLDRPQIESLAQEQR is encoded by the exons ATGTCGGCACAGTCAgagagcggcggcggcggcggcggcggggacGCGGAGCCCGTGGTGGTGCGGCCCGCCACGCGGCAGGACATGCCGCGCGTGCTCGACATGATACAG GAGCTGGCGGAGTTCGAGGGCGAGCCGCGCGGGCCGCAGCTGTCCGTCGCCG ATCTGATCGAGGATGGATTTGAAGCCAACCCGCCGTGGTTCTTCGGACTGATAGCGGAGTGCGGCGGCGAGGTGGTGGGCCACGCTCTGTGCAACCGCGCCTACTCCTCGTGGACGCGGCGcgcgttctacgtggaggacctgTACGTGCTGCcgggcgcgcgccgccgcggcGTCGGCATCTGTCTGCTGCGCGAGCTGTGCCGG ATGGCGGTGCAGGAGGGCGTGCACCGCGTGGACTGGCACGTGCTGCAGAGTAACTCGCAGGCGCTCGCCTTCTACTCGCGGCTGGGGGCGCGTGACCTGCGCGTCACCGAGGGCCGCGCCGCCTTGCGCTTGGACCGTCCTCAAATCGAGAGTCTGGCGCAGGAACAGCGCTGA
- the LOC126911294 gene encoding cytochrome P450 9e2-like yields the protein MLILLIWVAVLVAAVVLYFRQLYSSFSRRGVKHVKPVPIFGNMGGIILRIDHICDSVMKLYNDFPEERFVGRYEFVNELIMVRDIDLIKKIAVKDFEHFLDHRSIFSSSESYFSRNLFSLRGI from the exons ATGTTGATCCTATTGATTTGGGTGGCGGTGCTGGTCGCCGCAGTGGTGCTGTACTTCAGACAGCTGTACTCCTCATTCAGCCGCCGTGGCGTGAAGCACGTTAAGCCAGTCCCCATCTTCGGCAACATGGGCGGCATTATATTGCGCATCGACCACATCTGTGATAGTGTTATGAAGCTGTACAATGACTTTCCTGAGGAAAG GTTCGTCGGTAGATACGAGTTCGTAAACGAGCTGATCATGGTTCGTGACATCGACCTCATCAAGAAGATTGCAGTCAAAGACTTCGAACACTTCCTCGACCATCGCTCCATATTCAGCTCTAGTGAATCCTACTTCTCCAGGAACCTTTTCTCTTTGAGAGGTATTTGA
- the LOC118262627 gene encoding uncharacterized protein LOC118262627, whose protein sequence is MRALLPLLAALSTTAAASTPPPAPPPPFALLLRAACHAPLRAAFDETRLLDYEPARFLFSQYRVRLLSYEDTCGPEWRVSMTKQALAALSEGGSVVGSGCLGSHVCGALSAAARALRRPVGARCVGAEARGAAVARLAARLRWRLALVPPAAPASECEAALSEVARALAVAGLAVRRSKLSPEELERHPDVVILCTDRGTETVAAAAAVHGEGGAGPAALLVHVEECDSASPSVTETSRTSMDVNNATQISNITLVLSKLLKLRSKRHSQSEEITMNDFNTNLSSNKIEEMSAETRFLNQQPVIQYTGHHKINSDSVQLRSKKNEDKALIEQHVVESKHAVSEIELENWQRESTGSTREPDSDLNSDHLPQIEISFFRRLLLLTDDQLTKHSYSDETMVYDEILKAIEIESIAGKALKETFNINFHLYEKQDKTSSHWTHAAVLATTMSRSLELSDEQAISVQLVNVTVALDSWSSTGAAGAAGAAGAGREPTGAAALSAVAACGALALAASTALLLRWVATRRRRRRRRRDAVLTPSDFSFPVDERRRVGEGMETMLSCWLQQLHEFGGPELERPDLLKQPPCVAPRAPSAPSSTCSVNRVAVDRRIRYKGDVVHVKYLPATAGLELKRKATDVLLVMQNLRHENLNPFIGCLCDLRPALVFDQCGRGSLEDVLVADDIKLDWTFRLSLLTDLVKGMRYLHASPLRLHGRLTSRNCVVDSRWVLRVTDYGLPAFFHAQALPQPHRSARDLLWTAPELLRESNGAGRGSQPGDVFAFAIIMQEVIVRGEPYCMLALTPEEIVEKVSRPPPLIRPSVSMGAAPPDAVSVMRQCWSEAPDLRPDFHRLHDIFRHLHRGRKINIVDSMFEMLEKYSNNLEELIKERTEQLDMEKKKTEQLLNRMLPKSVAERLLLGSRVEPEEFSEVSIYFSDIVGFTALAARSTPVQVVDLLNDLYTTFDAAIEQYRVYKVETIGDAYMVVGGLPVRTRDHAEAVATMALHLLHLAGRFRLRHLPDTPLHLRIGLHTGPCCAAVVGLTMPRYCLFGDTVNTASRMESTGAAWRIQVSATTAERLAAAGGYRLRSRGLTMIKGKGAMHTYWLLGKDGFDKPLPTPPPLQSEEVLFEVDGENECESPAPDNSPPAAARAGVERQRSDPTGTPDRQAWTRSGAQSADGSPPPAPPAAAPATPPAAPPAPAAPVATATPAADHSVQYSRYRCLGNGRRPLRRQWSLERGDSLAAAAAAAPGRGASSAPPSPPEPLALLAPAAARPPAPRYRTRPEPDGTPAPL, encoded by the exons ATGCGAGCGCTCCTGCCGCTACTGGCCGCCCTCTCCACCACCGCGGCTGCGAGCACtccgccccccgcgcccccaccGCCGTTCGCGCTGTTGCTTCGAGCTGCCTGCCACGCGCCACTCCGCGCCGCCTTCGACGAGACTCGATTATTGGACTATGAACCGGCGCGCTTTCTGTTTTCCCAGTACCGCGTGCGCCTCTTAAGCTATGAAG ATACCTGCGGACCCGAATGGAGAGTTTCGATGACAAAGCAAGCGCTGGCGGCGTTGAGCGAGGGCGGCTCAGTGGTGGGCTCGGGCTGCCTGGGCTCCCACGTGTGCGGCGCGCTAAGCGCGGCGGCGCGTGCGCTGCGGCGGCCGGTGGGGGCGCGCTGCGTGGGCGCGgaggcgcgcggcgcggcggtggCGCGGCTTGCGGCGCGCCTGCGCTGGCGGCTGGCGCTAGTGCCGCCGGCGGCGCCCGCGTCCGAGTGCGAGGCCGCGCTGTCGGAGGTGGCGCGCGCGCTGGCCGTCGCCGGCCTCGCTGTGCGCCGTTCCAAACTGTCACCAGAAGAACTAGAGCGTCATCCCGATG TTGTAATCCTATGTACCGATCGTGGTACTGAGACGGTGGCGGCAGCTGCAGCGGTTCACGGAGAAGGAGGAGCAGGACCCGCGGCACTGTTGGTGCACGTGGAGGAGTGTGACAGCGCATCGCCTTCTGTCACCGAGACGTCTCGCACTTCGATGGACGTTAATAATGCGACGCAAATAAGCAATATCACTTTAGTTTTaagcaaattattaaaattgagaAGTAAAAGACATTCGCAGTCCGAAGAGATAACGATGAACGATTTCAATACAAATCTGTCTTCAAATAAGATAGAGGAAATGTCAGCAGAAACAAGATTCCTCAATCAGCAACCAGTGATACAGTATACAGGTCATCATAAAATCAATTCTGATTCCGTCCAGCTAAGATCGAAAAAAAATGAAGATAAGGCTTTAATCGAACAACATGTGGTGGAAAGTAAACATGCAGTTTCTGAGATCGAGCTTGAAAACTGGCAGCGTGAGTCCACAGGGTCCACAAGGGAGCCCGATTCGGACCTCAACTCGGATCATTTGCCTCAAATAGAAATCTCATTCTTTCGACGCTTGCTGCTACTTACAGATGACCAGTTAACAAAACACTCATATTCGGATGAAACAATGGTTTATGATGAAATACTCAAGGCCATTGAAATTGAATCGATAGCCGGAAAAGCTCTAAAAGAAAcctttaatataaattttcatttgtatgaAAAGCAGGACAAAACATCTTCACATTGGACTCATGCAGCTGTGCTAGCCACTACGATGTCTCGGTCCCTAGAGCTGTCTGACGAGCAAGCAATCTCCGTGCAACTTGTGAACGTGACTGTGGCCCTGGACAGCTGGAGCTCGACGGGGGCTGCGGGGGCCGCGGGGGCAGCGGGGGCGGGCCGTGAGCCCACCGGCGCCGCGGCGCTGTCGGCCGTGGCGGCCTGTGGCGCGTTGGCCCTGGCTGCCAGTACTGCGCTATTATTGCGCTGGGTAGCTACTCGCCGCCGCCGCAGGCGCCGACGCCGGGACGCCGTACTTACTCCCTCCGACTTTAGCTTTCCGGTGGACGAGCGGAGGCGTGTGGGTGAGGGAATGGAGACCATGCTTTCGTGTTGGCTGCAGCAGTTACACGAGTTTGGTGGCCCCGAGCTCGAGCGCCCCGACCTACTCAAGCAACCGCCTTGCGTCGCGCCTCGTGCGCCTTCCGCACCTTCGTCTACGTGCAGCGTCAACCGCGTTGCCGTCGACCGTCGCATACGATACAAG GGGGACGTGGTGCACGTCAAGTACCTACCGGCGACAGCGGGACTGGAACTCAAACGAAAGGCGACGGACGTGTTGCTCGTGATGCAGAATCTGCGTCACGAAAACCTAAATCCTTTCATTG GGTGCTTGTGTGACCTGCGACCGGCTCTAGTATTCGACCAGTGCGGGCGCGGCTCGCTAGAGGACGTGCTGGTGGCGGACGACATCAAGCTGGACTGGACGTTCCGCCTGTCGCTGCTCACGGACCTGGTGAAGGGGATGCGCTACCTGCACGCGTCCCCGCTGCGCCTGCACGGCCGCCTCACGTCGCGCAACTGCGTGGTGGACTCGCGCTGGGTGCTGCGCGTCACGGACTACGGCCTGCCCGCCTTCTTCCACGCGCAGGCGCTGCCGCAGCCGCACCGCTCCGCGCGAG ATCTTCTTTGGACGGCCCCGGAGCTCCTGCGCGAGAGCAACGGCGCGGGGCGCGGCTCCCAGCCCGGCGACGTGTTCGCATTCGCCATCATCATGCAGGAGGTCATCGTGCGCGGCGAGCCGTACTGCATGCTGGCCCTCACGCCCGAAG AGATCGTGGAGAAGGTGTCCCGGCCGCCGCCGCTGATCCGGCCCTCCGTGTCCATGGGCGCGGCGCCGCCGGACGCCGTCAGCGTCATGCGCCAGTGCTGGAGCGAGGCGCCCGACCTGCGGCCTGACTTCCATCGCCTGCACGACATCTTTCGACACCTGCATCGCGGCAG AAAGATTAACATAGTCGATTCCATGTTTGAAATGTTGGAAAAATATAGTAATAATCTAGAAGAACTCATTAAGGAACGGACCGAGCAGCTCGATATGGAGAAGAAGAAGACCGAGCAATTACTAAATAGGATGCTACCCAA GTCGGTGGCGGAGCGCCTGCTGCTGGGGTCGCGCGTGGAGCCGGAGGAGTTCTCCGAGGTGTCCATCTACTTCAGCGACATCGTGGGCTTCACGGCGCTGGCGGCGCGCTCCACGCCCGTGCAGGTGGTGGACTTGCTCAACGACCTCTACACCACCTTCGACGCCGCCATCGAACAGTACCGCGTCTACAAG GTGGAGACCATCGGCGACGCGTACATGGTGGTGGGCGGGCTGCCCGTGCGCACGCGCGACCACGCGGAGGCCGTGGCCACCATGGCGCTGCACCTGCTGCACCTGGCCGGCCGCTTCCGCCTGCGGCACCTGCCCGACACGCCGCTGCACCTGCGCATCGGCCTGCACACCGGCCCGTGCTGCGCCGCCGTCGTCGGCCTCACCATGCCGCGCTACTGCCTCTTCGGCGACACCGTCAACACGGCCTCGCGCATGGAATCCACCG GCGCGGCGTGGCGCATCCAGGTGTCGGCCACGACGGCGGAGCGCCTGGCGGCGGCCGGCGGGTACCGGCTGCGCTCGCGGGGACTCACCATGATCAAGGGCAAGGGCGCCATGCACACGTACTGGCTGCTGGGCAAGGACGGGTTCGACAAGCCGCTGCCCACACCGCCGCCCCTGCA GTCTGAAGAAGTACTGTTTGAAGTAGACGGAGAAAATGAATGCGAGTCTCCCGCACCGGATAACTCGCCACCGGCAGCGGCGCGGGCCGGCGTCGAGCGGCAGCGGTCCGACCCCACCGGCACTCCGGACAGGCAAG CGTGGACGCGCTCGGGCGCGCAGTCGGCCGACGGCagcccgccgcccgcgccgcccgccgccgcccccgccacgccgcccgccgcgccgcccgcccccGCCGCGCCCGTCGCCACCGCCACCCCCGCCGCCGACCACAGCGTGCAATACTCTCGCTATAG GTGCTTAGGAAATGGGCGTCGTCCACTGCGGCGGCAGTGGTCGCTGGAGCGCGGCGACTcgctggcggcggcggcggcggcggccccCGGGCGGGGCGCCAGCTCGGCGCCGCCGTCGCCGCCCGAGCCGCTGGCGCTGCTGgcgccggcggcggcgcgcccgcccgcgccccgcTACCGCACGCGGCCGGAGCCCGACGGCACTCCGGCTCCGTTGTAG